From the Lathyrus oleraceus cultivar Zhongwan6 chromosome 4, CAAS_Psat_ZW6_1.0, whole genome shotgun sequence genome, one window contains:
- the LOC127137535 gene encoding U11/U12 small nuclear ribonucleoprotein 31 kDa protein, which yields MSSKKKHKRKHSDSDEDDDVFYYLYCASSSTPNTTTGTTSSNQPQSKPNNKGSSIGGTGEPLAPSKSTLYVSNLDYSLTNSDLHTLFSTFGRIARVTVLKDRHTHLSRGVAFVQFLSRNDAQRAVAEMNKKILNGRTLTASIAADNGRPPEFIRKRVSRPQPKKPRWGFSGLRDRDGEEEGDKEEEEGGQIAAEQFDDNWASVVDDEAGERLLGRNRNDDEGLDNNKTKKKGKKAGYFSDESDHDDDD from the exons ATGTCAAGCAAGAAGAAACACAAACGAAAACACAGCGACAGCGATGAAGACGACGACGTTTTCTACTACCTCTACTGCGCTTCTTCCTCAACCCCCAACACCACCACCGGCACCACATCCAGTAATCAACCCCAATCAAAACCGAACAACAAAGGATCATCAATAGGAGGAACAGGTGAACCCTTAGCACCATCAAAATCGACGTTATACGTTTCTAACCTAGATTACTCCCTAACAAACTCCGATCTCCATACGCTCTTCTCTACTTTCGGCCGCATTGCGCGTGTAACCGTTCTCAAAGACCGTCACACGCACCTAAGCCGCGGTGTCGCGTTTGTCCAATTCCTTTCTCGTAATGACGCCCAACGCGCCGTGGCGGAGATGAATAAGAAGATTCTCAATGGAAGGACTCTAACTGCTTCTATTGCTGCTGATAATGGACGTCCTCCGGAGTTTATTCGGAAGCGCGT GTCGCGGCCTCAGCCTAAGAAGCCGCGATGGGGATTTAGTGGGCTGAGGGATAGGGATGGGGAGGAGGAAGGTGATAAGGAGGAGGAGGAGGGTGGTCAGATTGCTGCGGAGCAGTTTGACGATAATTGGGCTTCTGTTGTGGATGATGAAGCGGGTGAAAGGTTGCTGGGGAGAAACAGAAATGATGATGAGGGTTTGGACAACAACAAGACgaagaagaaagggaagaaaGCTGGGTATTTCAGTGATGAGAgtgatcatgatgatgatgattga
- the LOC127137536 gene encoding U11/U12 small nuclear ribonucleoprotein 31 kDa protein yields MSSKKKHKRKHSDNDEDDDVFYYRYCASSSTPNTTTDTTSSNQPQSKPNNKGSSIGGTGEPLAPSKSTLYVSNIDYSLTNSDLHTLFSTFGRIARVTVLKDRHTRLSRGVASVQFVSRNDAHHAVAEMNKKILNGRTLTASIAADNGRAPEFIRKRVPRPQPKKPRRGFSGLRDRDGEEEGDEEEEEGGQITAEQFDDNWASVVDDEAGERLLGRNRNDDEGLDNNKTKKIGKKAGYFIDESDHDDDD; encoded by the exons ATGTCAAGCAAGAAGAAACACAAACGAAAACACAGCGACAACGATGAAGACGACGACGTTTTCTACTACCGCTACTGCGCTTCGTCCTCAACCCCCAACACCACCACCGACACCACATCCAGTAATCAACCCCAATCAAAACCGAACAACAAAGGATCATCAATAGGAGGAACAGGTGAACCCTTAGCACCATCAAAATCGACGCTATACGTTTCTAATATAGATTACTCCCTAACAAACTCCGATCTCCATACGCTCTTCTCTACTTTCGGCCGCATCGCGCGTGTAACCGTTCTCAAAGACCGTCACACGCGCCTAAGTCGCGGTGTCGCGTCTGTCCAATTCGTTTCTCGTAATGACGCCCATCACGCCGTGGCGGAGATGAATAAGAAGATTCTCAATGGAAGGACTCTAACTGCTTCTATTGCTGCTGATAATGGACGTGCTCCGGAGTTTATTCGGAAGCGCGT GCCGCGGCCTCAGCCTAAGAAGCCGCGACGGGGATTTAGTGGGCTGAGGGATAGGGATGGGGAGGAGGAAGGTgatgaggaggaggaggagggtGGTCAGATTACTGCGGAGCAGTTTGACGATAATTGGGCTTCTGTCGTGGATGATGAAGCGGGTGAAAGGTTGCTGGGGAGAAACAGAAATGATGATGAGGGTTTGGACAACAACAAGACGAAGAAGATAGGGAAGAAAGCTGGGTATTTCATTGATGAGAgtgatcatgatgatgatgattga